A region of Paenimyroides aestuarii DNA encodes the following proteins:
- the glyA gene encoding serine hydroxymethyltransferase, translated as MQRDEQIFDLILDEQDRQINGLELIASENFVSDQVMEAAGSVLTNKYAEGYPGKRYYGGCEVVDIVEQIAIDRAKALFNAAYVNVQPHSGSQANTAVYAAVLKPGDKILGFDLSHGGHLTHGSPVNFSGKLYNPVFYGVDEATGVINYDTIEEIAKREKPQLIIAGASAYSRDMDFKRFREIADAVGALLLADISHPAGLIAKGLLSDPLPHCHIVTTTTHKTLRGPRGGMIMMGQDFENPFGLKTPKGETRMMSALLDAAVFPGNQGGPLMHIIAAKAVAFGEALQDEFMHYALQVQKNAQAMASAFVKRDYKIISGGTDNHMMLIDLRNKNISGKEAENALVKAEITVNKNMVPFDDKSPFVTSGIRVGTAAITTRGLVESDMETIVDLIDRVIMNHTNEEVIEQIADEVNEMMSERAMFVF; from the coding sequence ATGCAACGCGACGAACAAATATTTGACTTGATATTAGACGAGCAAGACCGCCAAATAAATGGTTTGGAATTAATTGCCTCGGAAAATTTTGTAAGCGACCAAGTAATGGAAGCTGCCGGATCCGTTTTAACCAATAAATACGCAGAAGGATATCCCGGAAAAAGATATTACGGCGGCTGTGAAGTTGTTGATATTGTGGAACAAATTGCCATTGACAGAGCCAAAGCTTTGTTTAATGCAGCTTATGTAAACGTACAGCCACACTCGGGTTCGCAAGCGAATACAGCGGTTTATGCAGCAGTTTTAAAACCGGGCGACAAAATTCTAGGTTTCGATTTATCGCACGGTGGTCATTTAACGCACGGCTCACCTGTTAACTTTTCGGGTAAATTATACAACCCTGTTTTTTATGGAGTTGATGAAGCAACCGGAGTGATTAATTATGATACTATTGAAGAGATTGCAAAACGTGAAAAACCGCAATTAATTATTGCAGGCGCATCGGCTTACTCGCGAGATATGGATTTTAAACGTTTTCGTGAAATTGCAGATGCAGTTGGTGCTTTGCTTTTGGCAGATATTTCGCATCCGGCTGGTTTAATAGCAAAAGGATTATTGTCTGATCCGCTTCCGCATTGCCATATCGTAACCACCACCACCCACAAAACATTGCGTGGACCTCGTGGAGGAATGATTATGATGGGTCAAGATTTTGAAAATCCGTTTGGTTTAAAAACACCTAAAGGAGAAACTCGTATGATGTCTGCTTTGTTAGATGCTGCTGTTTTTCCTGGTAATCAAGGTGGCCCGTTAATGCACATCATTGCTGCAAAGGCGGTAGCTTTTGGCGAAGCATTACAAGACGAATTTATGCATTATGCTTTGCAAGTTCAGAAAAATGCTCAGGCAATGGCAAGCGCATTTGTAAAACGCGATTATAAAATTATTTCGGGCGGAACCGATAACCACATGATGCTGATTGATTTACGAAACAAAAACATTTCGGGCAAAGAAGCTGAAAATGCTTTGGTTAAAGCCGAAATCACCGTTAACAAAAACATGGTTCCTTTTGATGATAAATCACCGTTTGTTACCTCTGGAATTCGCGTGGGAACTGCAGCAATAACAACACGAGGTTTGGTTGAAAGCGATATGGAAACGATTGTAGATTTAATCGACCGTGTAATTATGAATCATACCAACGAAGAAGTTATTGAACAAATTGCCGATGAAGTAAACGAAATGATGAGCGAACGCGCTATGTTTGTTTTTTAA
- a CDS encoding carboxypeptidase-like regulatory domain-containing protein: MKNILLALLLFLSISVQAQQLIQGIIKDTETQQPIQHALIIGNISGKSTVTNSEGRFQFHLPKEDSKLIIKHLDYFTQEISAKNKKSFQVQMQSSTESLEEIVILKTSIKSEIEKAIKTSQQSFSKNLKLNTFYRELLYINGTMYQYEDAEADYYQQSINESNVIVKESRSVKFNNEEAKKFDSLSRVHYYWRDFKEIISHEFDFKLLKNIISDKEYNLYLTSKTAGDGTELYVLNFSPIENAKKATLSGTMIYGSNDYLIREIKANLADKFMNNNEFMQQNNHRFKRSFYNRTTIFKIFNSNYSLAYTSYRIFGVSEVLNQLTKVGGFMELLIDSTEQNPILPAADAFYTREKLTPLGKNYKTRYWEKFNVVPLTYKEEQVLRLINK; this comes from the coding sequence ATGAAAAACATTTTACTTGCACTTCTCCTTTTTCTAAGCATCTCTGTTCAGGCACAGCAATTGATTCAAGGAATTATTAAAGACACTGAAACCCAACAACCCATTCAGCACGCACTGATTATTGGAAATATCTCAGGAAAAAGCACGGTGACCAACAGCGAAGGCCGCTTTCAGTTTCATTTGCCAAAAGAAGATTCTAAATTAATTATTAAACATTTAGATTATTTCACACAAGAAATTTCGGCAAAAAACAAAAAATCATTTCAAGTGCAAATGCAATCTTCCACCGAATCCTTAGAAGAAATTGTCATCTTAAAAACATCCATTAAATCTGAAATAGAAAAAGCCATAAAAACATCCCAACAAAGTTTCTCTAAAAACTTAAAATTGAATACTTTTTATCGGGAATTGTTGTATATAAACGGAACCATGTATCAATATGAAGATGCCGAAGCCGATTATTACCAGCAATCGATCAATGAAAGCAACGTAATTGTAAAAGAAAGCAGAAGTGTGAAATTTAATAATGAAGAAGCCAAAAAGTTTGATTCCTTATCTCGGGTACATTATTACTGGCGCGATTTTAAAGAAATTATTTCGCATGAATTTGATTTTAAATTGTTAAAAAACATCATTTCAGACAAAGAATACAATTTATACCTTACCTCTAAAACCGCAGGCGACGGCACTGAATTGTACGTTTTAAACTTTAGTCCGATTGAAAATGCAAAAAAAGCCACCCTTTCCGGAACGATGATTTATGGTTCAAACGATTATTTAATCCGAGAGATTAAGGCCAACTTGGCTGACAAATTTATGAATAACAACGAATTCATGCAGCAAAACAACCATCGTTTTAAGCGCAGTTTTTATAACCGAACTACTATTTTTAAAATTTTCAATTCAAATTATTCATTAGCATATACTTCCTACCGTATTTTTGGAGTTTCAGAAGTATTAAACCAACTCACAAAAGTGGGCGGTTTTATGGAACTCTTGATTGATTCTACCGAGCAAAACCCTATTCTCCCAGCAGCTGATGCCTTTTATACTCGTGAAAAGTTAACTCCGCTTGGCAAGAACTATAAAACTCGCTATTGGGAAAAATTTAATGTGGTTCCTTTAACCTACAAAGAAGAGCAAGTGCTTCGGTTGATTAATAAATAA
- a CDS encoding peptidylprolyl isomerase yields the protein MKKIVALLFVTFFYGSLSAQSHKLLFKTSQGNFKVLLYDFTPKHQELIINAVRKGVYKESFFNRIIENFVVQGGEHDNSIAEREAFLPDDQHKRLLPEFNDRAFHKLGAIGAGRDENIEKASFLNQIYFVVGKNVSEEELNALEIKKQIKFTKAQRETYLSIGGQPRLDHDYTVFGEVYEGLEVLLAISKMPTNENDFPLQDISFEIIEIFE from the coding sequence ATGAAAAAAATAGTAGCGCTTTTATTTGTCACCTTTTTTTATGGTTCGTTATCGGCTCAGTCGCATAAATTGTTGTTCAAAACTTCTCAGGGAAATTTTAAAGTGTTGCTTTATGATTTCACGCCAAAACATCAAGAGTTAATTATAAATGCGGTCAGAAAGGGTGTTTACAAAGAATCTTTTTTCAATAGAATTATCGAAAATTTTGTTGTTCAAGGAGGAGAGCATGACAATAGTATTGCCGAAAGAGAAGCGTTTTTACCCGACGACCAACACAAAAGGTTGCTCCCTGAATTCAATGATCGTGCGTTTCACAAATTGGGTGCAATTGGTGCCGGCAGGGACGAAAATATTGAAAAAGCATCTTTTTTAAACCAGATTTATTTTGTTGTTGGCAAAAATGTTTCTGAAGAAGAACTGAATGCTTTAGAAATTAAAAAACAAATAAAATTCACCAAAGCACAGCGCGAAACCTATTTATCAATTGGCGGGCAACCTCGATTAGATCACGATTATACGGTTTTTGGCGAAGTGTATGAAGGCTTAGAAGTTTTGTTGGCAATTAGCAAAATGCCAACCAATGAGAACGATTTTCCGCTTCAAGATATTTCGTTTGAAATTATAGAGATTTTTGAATAA